Sequence from the Ignavibacteria bacterium genome:
CTCCTTTTTCACCAACCTGAATGAAGAAATTCGACTTTCAGATTCCCTCTATAACAAACTTGAAGCATGGGGAATCTTCAAAGGCACGGGGAAATATTTCAGAGCTGCGGTTCCACAACTTTCATTGAAAACCAGGCAAATTGTGAAGAGCAAACTCGAACTAAAGGTGGACATCAATTCGAAACAGGAAATCCGGTCTCATCAAATTAAAGTGTTTAAAGACAAGGAATTACTCCCCGAAAAGTTTTATACTGTTTCCAATAATCTTCTGACCATCGATTTGGGTGATTCCTGGAAAAAAGAGACTGTTGTAAAGGTGGTTGTTACCAATAAATCCGGTTTGAGCAATTTACCTTTTGTTATCACACTCACACCTGAAGTAAACTAACAAGGAGAATGTAGATGCTCAATTATATCTGGGCTGTACTGATATTTCTCGGTTTCATTTCTGCGGTATTCTATGATTTGAGCGACTCCGCCACTTCAAAGTATCGAAATGGCACTGAAATTACCACCTTCTCGAAGATTGTCACTTCTTCTGAGGGTGTAAAAACCGTCGAAGTGATGCTCGATTCAACTTTGCTTTCCAAACACTTTGGTGTACCCGTCAGCGGAGTGATAAAAAGTGAAATCCCTCTCGAAAAACTGAAGGCAGCGCAGGAAGCAAGCATTACATTCAGGATTCCCGAGGATGCCGGTTCAATCATCAAGGAGATTGCAAAAGCCTCGGGAAAAGAGAATGACATAACTGCAACGATTTCACTCAAAACTGAGGAAAAAACGAGTGTAAAAAGTTCACTTGTATTGGAATCAGTCTCCTTGAAAAAGATAAAAGAGGTCACTAATTCAGCGATAAGTTACGCCGGAACAGCAGTAGAGATTGCTCTTGGTCTCGTTGGAATAATGGCAATGTGGCTCGGGATAATGAAGATTGCTGAAGCTGCCGGAATCATCAATTACATAGCTATCGCGATGAAACCGGTAACTAAAAGGCTTTTTCCGGATGTCCCTCATGATCATCCTGCAATTGGATCTATCATTATGAATATTTCGGCAAATTTCCTGGGTCTCTCAAATGCAGCCACTCCCTTCGGTTTAAAAGCAATGGAGGAGCTGGATAAATTAAATCCGGAAAAAGGAACTGCGACTAACGCAATGTGTACTTTTCTGGCAATTAATACCGCAGGAATGACTCTAATACCTGCCACTGCAATTGCTGTCAGAGCAGCCGCCGGTTCTACTCAACCTGCAGTAATCATCGGAACCTCATTGTTTGCATCTGCCTGTGCCACCACAGCGGGACTGATAGCGGTAAAGACTCTCGAAAAGTTCTCTGCTGACAGGAAAGAAGGTGTCGTGTTTCTTAAAAAAGTTGCAAAAAAGGCAATTTTTATCCTTCCTGTTATTGC
This genomic interval carries:
- a CDS encoding spore maturation protein; the encoded protein is MLNYIWAVLIFLGFISAVFYDLSDSATSKYRNGTEITTFSKIVTSSEGVKTVEVMLDSTLLSKHFGVPVSGVIKSEIPLEKLKAAQEASITFRIPEDAGSIIKEIAKASGKENDITATISLKTEEKTSVKSSLVLESVSLKKIKEVTNSAISYAGTAVEIALGLVGIMAMWLGIMKIAEAAGIINYIAIAMKPVTKRLFPDVPHDHPAIGSIIMNISANFLGLSNAATPFGLKAMEELDKLNPEKGTATNAMCTFLAINTAGMTLIPATAIAVRAAAGSTQPAVIIGTSLFASACATTAGLIAVKTLEKFSADRKEGVVFLKKVAKKAIFILPVIALIIYLFTSDIISLPSTGFDTAILKGIIDTFSALAIPLIIFTFVLIGILKKVKVYETFIEGAKEGFGVALKIIPYLVAMLVAIGIFRASGGMDLLVWVLTPVTSLVGMPAEALPMALMRPLSGSGSIAIMTEIIKTHGPDSILGLMVSTFFGSTETTFYVLAVYFGSVSVKRTRHALPAGLIADVTGLLMAVFIVRLLFG